From Tachyglossus aculeatus isolate mTacAcu1 unplaced genomic scaffold, mTacAcu1.pri scaffold_67_arrow_ctg2, whole genome shotgun sequence, a single genomic window includes:
- the LOC119923926 gene encoding olfactory receptor 14A16-like codes for MAAGSWFGGGLNGVIHTAVTFSLLFCDTHTTRQFFCDIPSLVRISCSRRSIDELAILGFSMFLGLCCFVGIIVSYVRIFRAVLRMPASEGRAKAFSACLPHLAVLSLFIVNGVFTYFKPTSDSPLALDLLLSVFYTVVPPAPPIHQG; via the exons ATGGCGGCCGGCTCCTGGTTCGGCGGGGGGCTGAACGGAGTCATCCACACCgccgtgactttctccctcctcttctgtgacacccaCACCACccggcagttcttctgcgacatcccttccctcgTGCGGATCTCCTGTTCCAGACGCTCCATCGACGAGCTCGCCATTCTGGGCTTCAGCATGTTCCTGGGCCTCTGCTGTTTCGTCggcatcatcgtctcgtacgtacGCATCtttcgggccgtgctgaggatgccggcctccgagggccgggccaaggcTTTCTccgcctgtctgccccacctcgccgtcttgTCTTTATTCATAGTGAACGGGGTCTTCACCTACTTCAAGCccacgtctgactcccccttggccctggacctgctgttgtccgtgttttacaccgtggtgcccccc gcaccTCCAATACATCAGGGTTGA